Below is a genomic region from Eupeodes corollae chromosome 1, idEupCoro1.1, whole genome shotgun sequence.
GGCTCATATTTCGGGAGTCTATATTACTAAAGCTAttagtctgcttactcgtattttgaccttaaaggagtcaacCAAACTTTACAATTGTAAAGAGAAAAATGCTTAGTTCTTGAATTTGAAGATATATGTGCATTAAagcacataatttctctaacaaattaaattaaaacaaataaaagtaaataaataatttggaaaaaaaattgtgtgtggTACTCACAAAATACaagtttcagaatctcttttcacttctcaggagattcaaagtttttatatcaaggaaacgtttattatgtttttcaatcaaccattagtttaacaaaagtgtcattttagctgtttttgggacatttatattattgaaattcgtgttttaGTCTCAGTTAGAGtaacaaagcaaattcacttcaaaagtagatttatttaattttttaagatcttttgtactTAACAAAAGTAAATCAAGTGAACAACTGGATCGCTAGAACTTTCtgttgtcttccaaaaagtgtgtttaaaaatagttcctacattttaagatttataaatgtaacttattgtttttcgaaaatcattttaaattttttctttaaagtatttttggtAACCACTTTATAAAGTGCTCAGATATaccttttacatttaaatttagttatcgagtttcttaaaaaaaattaatattttttttaaatcaaaacaaaagacatttttcctcatcaaaaattaatatcaatttgatcattgttCGATAGCTCGATGAAGCAAAGCTAAAGTGTGCTTCAAGAGAAGCAAttccaaagaaaagaaatagaaaaaaatataatgtctaagaaatatttattaaaaattagagtttattttataaagtgtTACTTGCCTGGTTGACGGTAGAATCTCAAGTGaagttaaagaaagaaaaaatgaagagGAATGGAAAATTGGATGAAAGGACAGGTGAATGGATCGTAATTGGAACATAAAACTTGTGggagttttgaagaaagtaatagATGATAGGTGATgccaaatttaaagtaaattaagttaaatttgatATTGAACATACCGCCAGCCAAGAACGACTgttattaattaagttttaaagttaacaattaaaatatcaataataaaaagttgggtgaaagaaatatatgtatgtataaaggcATTTCCTCCGATATAGTCGTTGAGTGAGGGATCAGGTTTTTCAGCGCCTGATACTCGCtgcaggaaaaaaaaaaaaaaaaaatcagcttttaAGATGATAATGATGTATCCATCGGTTCGTTTGTAGGAAGCAGACATAGTTTTGTTATGGGGCGTTTATATTGTTTCCCATTCCATAAAAGCGTAACTACTCTGCAAATGTCGTCTTGTCCTGGATGGACTTGTATAACCCTTGCTAATGGCCATTTTGCTGGAGGAAAACGTTCATCAGTAATTAGCACAATATCGTTAACGCGAAAATTCCGTTTAAGTTTCGAAAGCTTATTGGGTCTGTTTTGAAGCCTGGTCAAATATTCCGTTCTCCATCGATCCCAGAAATTTTGGAACATTTGTTGAATCTGCTGCCAACGTTGAAGATGGTTTGTTTTCACATCCAGTAGTGAAGGTTCAGGTACTATGAAAGATGGTTCTCCGATGAGAAAATGAGATGGGGTAAGAGCTCTGGTATCGGATGGGTCATCGTTCATTGGGCAAAGAGGTCTGGAATTAAGAACacattcaatttgaattaacagcgtattaatttcttcaaaagttaaaattcgattaaatgaaattctttttagGTGGTACTTAACTGATTTTACCCCTGCCTCCCACAGCCCTCCAAAATGGGGTGAGGCAGGTGGAATGAAGTGCCACAACGTTCCTTCAGATGCAATGGTCTCTCTTACATGTTTTGGAAATAGTTcgttgaattctttattcagcTGACGAAGAGTTTTGTTAGCACCGACAAAGTTCGTCCCATTGTCGCTATATATTTTACTGCAGCTCCCTCTACGTCCAGTAAATCGTCTAAAGGCAGCTAAAAATCCTTCTGAAGACATGTCTGACACAAGCTCAATGTGAATCGCTTTTGTAACCAagcaaacaaacacacaaatgaAACCTTTATACGTTTTTGGTGATCTTCCTTTTGAAATACGGATGTCGAATGGACCAGCGTAGTCCACTCCAGTGTGTCGGAAGGGTCTGGTTTCGTTAACTCGTACTTTAGGGAGTGATCCCATAAGTTGTGTTGAACGCTTATGATTAAAACGATGACATAAAGTGCAGTCatgaaactttaattttgtaagatttCTCAGATTAAGAATCCAGAATTTATTCCTTATATATGACATCATTAATTGAGGCCCACCATGAATAGTTTTAATGTGCGCATCCGATACAATAAGTTTTGCTAGATTGCAACGATTTGATAAGATAATCGGGTGCTTTGAATACTGGTCAATTTCAGCAAAGCGAAGTCTTCCACCGACTCGCAAAATTCCCTCATCGTCGATGAAAGGATAAAGATTACTAATTTTACTCTTATTTGAGATTTGTTTGTctgattttaaatcttttatctcGTTTGCAAAGTACTGAGATTGGGATAAGCGTATGAGGCAAGAaaaggaattttgaatttcattggGATTGAGATATTCCTCAAAAGTATACctcattttgaaattgaagagACGTTTTATATAACTTGTTACACGAAGAAGTTTGTTTAATGAAGAATATTTCAGAAGTAGATCAAAAGTAGGAGTAACATTTGCAGACAAAGAATTAGCATCAGCTTTTTTCTCTAGTTCAGTTTGACAGTCTGAAACTCGTTGGTTTGGCCATTTAGAGAAAGGAAGACTAAGCCACTTAGGACCATGCCACCACAAAGCATGATTTTGTAAGTCATAAGGTTGAACCCCTCGTGAAGCACAATCAGCTGGGTTATCTTCTGAGCGTACATGGTACCAGTCTGAGATATTAGTCATTTCTTGTACTTCAGTTACTCTGTTGGCAACAAATGTTTTCCAACGTATTGGTAATGCATGAATCCATGCAAGGACAACTTTTGAATCAGTCCAAAAATATGGCTTTATGTTTAGTGATTGACTTTCAATTGCAgtcatgaattttttgaaaagttttgctAATAATACAGCAGCACATAATTCAAGTCGTGGTAACGATACTTGCTTGATTGGGGCAACCTTAGTTTTAGCCGTTATTAGATTGATAGAAATGTTATCATCCTTTATGCAGCGATAGTAAAGTACTGCTGAATAGGCCGAGTTTGAGGCATCAGAAAAGCCATGCACTTCACCAAAAGAGCTGGTAAAAGTTCCCAACCAtcttggaattttaattttttctaaggcTTGTAGAGATTTACGATAGTTTTCCCAATCATCCTTTAGTGGAAGGGGAAGAGGGTCATCCCATTCTATGCCAGCGCACCACAATCtttgaaaatagatttttgcaAGAATGATCGTTGGGGCCAACCACCCAAGAGGATCAAACAGCTTAGCAGCATCAGACAATAGAGTGCGTTTTGTATGCGAACTTCGTATTGGGAgtgttattttaaagaaaaagttatcACAATGAGGATTCCAGAATAGACCAAGAGCCTTAATCGAAGAATCGGAATTTCCgtcaaaattaaatgatatttcACAATCTTCAGATGGTAGATCATATAAAAGTTCTGGTGAGTTTGAAGACcactttcttaatttaaatccacCAGATGTGAGAATCTTTTGGAGCTCTAATTGAATCTTTTTAGCTTTGTTTATGTCATCAGCTCCAGAAATAATATCATCCACATATATATCTCGTTTAAGAATCTCAGATCCAGTTGGATATTTACTAGCTTCATCATCAGCTAGTTGCTGTAGCACTCGTATGGATAAAAATGGTGCACACGTTGTACCATAGGTAACGGTTAAAAGTTTGTACAACTGCAGAGGCTTAGCAGGGTCATCCCTccaaataatttgttgaaaCCTAGTTTCTTCAGGATGTATCAGGATTTGTCGAAACATTTTCTCTATATCCGAAGTAAAAACAACGAAGAAAGCACGCCATCGTAATATGACAGAAGATAAGTCGTTTTGTAAAATAGGACCTGGTAGTAATTCTTCATTAAGTGCCTTAGAAAATGGGGGCTTTGATGAGCCATCAAATACTATACGCAATTTGGTGGTAGAACTGCTCTCTTTCCAAACAC
It encodes:
- the LOC129951063 gene encoding uncharacterized protein LOC129951063, encoding MEETLETLFIKQQNLIDDLINFKTNFSKSPKERLAKASHLNGRLEILESYMISFRENHIKLSLLYKEKKKDKPDTTYFIEKHNDVFQDMFLDLKSDIVDRIKAISSSADKEISFNHNTSFGDRSLNEERGVHLPIISLPEFNGDYKNWMQFRDLFTGMIHNKPGLDSARKLFYLKKCVSGEAEKIIHSIPCSAANYDSAWQMLCERFDKKRFIIESYLKTLCEQPIMRRESCDSIKKLLYTTKDCLTSIQNLKVKTESWDVLIIFILSQKLDNVTRKNWERFLTTKSSQNRTSKSNQSGIDSEDYDLPKLSEFYEFLEDSFRSLEAIDSKPASIFGETRDKFPNNKRANYVKTFHASNNTSSCPSCNEPHLLYQCTNFKSLTHERHSAIKCRSKLTCRKCNKRHNTVMHIENSNHSSNDTAAHPIAGSSNQISHVSTYLGSNSTSQILLATAKVKISTATGDFIFRALIDQGSQVSFVTEYCVQTLGLKKNPIHCVIDGIGSMTSDACKNFVELKLNSCINSKFTLLVKALVMTSISNYFPVAKLNSSFYFDIGNLTLADPQFAEPGRIDILLGADVLHEIILDGIIKTTYGPLAQQTQLGWILSGPIKNSNPQNRDVQNILTFHTQVNIDNTLRKFWELEEVSSERVQTTEEKACEKYFQETHYQYIDLNHMELSCNLNDLSESGNLFILPHHGVWKESSSTTKLRIVFDGSSKPPFSKALNEELLPGPILQNDLSSVILRWRAFFVVFTSDIEKMFRQILIHPEETRFQQIIWRDDPAKPLQLYKLLTVTYGTTCAPFLSIRVLQQLADDEASKYPTGSEILKRDIYVDDIISGADDINKAKKIQLELQKILTSGGFKLRKWSSNSPELLYDLPSEDCEISFNFDGNSDSSIKALGLFWNPHCDNFFFKITLPIRSSHTKRTLLSDAAKLFDPLGWLAPTIILAKIYFQRLWCAGIEWDDPLPLPLKDDWENYRKSLQALEKIKIPRWLGTFTSSFGEVHGFSDASNSAYSAVLYYRCIKDDNISINLITAKTKVAPIKQVSLPRLELCAAVLLAKLFKKFMTAIESQSLNIKPYFWTDSKVVLAWIHALPIRWKTFVANRVTEVQEMTNISDWYHVRSEDNPADCASRGVQPYDLQNHALWWHGPKWLSLPFSKWPNQRVSDCQTELEKKADANSLSANVTPTFDLLLKYSSLNKLLRVTSYIKRLFNFKMRYTFEEYLNPNEIQNSFSCLIRLSQSQYFANEIKDLKSDKQISNKSKISNLYPFIDDEGILRVGGRLRFAEIDQYSKHPIILSNRCNLAKLIVSDAHIKTIHGGPQLMMSYIRNKFWILNLRNLTKLKFHDCTLCHRFNHKRSTQLMGSLPKVRVNETRPFRHTGVDYAGPFDIRISKGRSPKTYKGFICVFVCLVTKAIHIELVSDMSSEGFLAAFRRFTGRRGSCSKIYSDNGTNFVGANKTLRQLNKEFNELFPKHVRETIASEGTLWHFIPPASPHFGGLPLCPMNDDPSDTRALTPSHFLIGEPSFIVPEPSLLDVKTNHLQRWQQIQQMFQNFWDRWRTEYLTRLQNRPNKLSKLKRNFRVNDIVLITDERFPPAKWPLARVIQVHPGQDDICRVVTLLWNGKQYKRPITKLCLLPTNEPMDTSLSS